TTCGCCGAAGTAACAATATCGGAATTGATCTAATCGGCTTTGAAGGTACTTCTAATAATAAAAAGACCGACTATGTACGAAATGGTGCAGTAAAAAATAATAAAGTTTATGAAATTTCCTCTTATGGTAACCCTGCTTATGGAGAAGATTATACGGCAGGCGGAATTTACGTTGATGGCGGAAAAAATATAACCATCGAAAAGAATACCATTTATAATAACGATATCGGAATTGAAGCAACCTCTGAGCATGCTAAAAAATATGCTGATCATATTAACATTATAAACAATACTATTTATAACAACTTTTACACCGGGATATCGATTGGCGGGTATGATGAAAATCGGGGAGGTACGATAAATTCTACGATCTCTCAAAATATTATTTATCGAAACGACACGAAAGAGCTAGATGGAGGACAGCTTTTAATACAGCATGATACAAAAAACAATGTGATAGAAAAAAATATTTTAACCGCTGGACCGTCTCGTTTATTTATCGCCAACTATTTTACTACCAATCAAGACAATAAACTATTAAAGAATGTATTTCATAAGGAAAAAGGCAAAACTGGTATTTGGATATGGAAAGATGAAGAATATACTTCATTTCCGGATTTCAAAATCGCTTCAAAAAGTGATGCACCATCCAAATATTTAGATCCTCGATATAAAAATGCGAATAAATATGATTTTAATCTAAAAAAGGATTCACCTGCAAAAAAAATAACAAAATGATATGAAGCTCACCCCCTATATCTTCAGAGTGGTAGAGGGTGAGCCGAACATCCTTGAGAAACAGATTCTCTTACCACTTTAAAATGGATATATCGTTTTTAATGAATACTTCCAAATCTTTAAGATCAATTTGTAATCCTCTACTATGCTCCTTTAGCAGCAGATCTCTTTAATTATCGTACACTGTATAAGACAACAGGAGTTTCTTCTTTTCATTTTTCCCATTTTCATGATTCATCTTCTCTAATTAAAGGAAGCGTGGAACAGTGAATTCCGCCGCCCATTTTCCGGATTTCCGATATATCGACAGGCAGCACTTCGATGCCATTTTCCGATAAAATATCCGCAGTTCG
This window of the Bacillus gobiensis genome carries:
- a CDS encoding right-handed parallel beta-helix repeat-containing protein, which encodes MKKIVVILLAAAAIIIVFVFNQSNAKQDRDIYVAINGNDQNNGTKSKPFRTLKKAASEAKAGTAVFIRKGTYHEKIVVKHNGTKSKPIVFQAYKNEKVVLSGKSVKNVGGTTSLVNINNKNYLTIKGLTIQDLITDLADETVIGIYVTGSSSHITLENNHVQRIETHADDGNGHGIAIYGTGPMKDLNILNNTVEDLILGSSEALVLNGDINGFKVENNLVRRSNNIGIDLIGFEGTSNNKKTDYVRNGAVKNNKVYEISSYGNPAYGEDYTAGGIYVDGGKNITIEKNTIYNNDIGIEATSEHAKKYADHINIINNTIYNNFYTGISIGGYDENRGGTINSTISQNIIYRNDTKELDGGQLLIQHDTKNNVIEKNILTAGPSRLFIANYFTTNQDNKLLKNVFHKEKGKTGIWIWKDEEYTSFPDFKIASKSDAPSKYLDPRYKNANKYDFNLKKDSPAKKITK